One segment of Clostridium ljungdahlii DSM 13528 DNA contains the following:
- a CDS encoding GerAB/ArcD/ProY family transporter, whose translation MDKIKITNHQLFALTASFACGSGPLVISASITSLAGQDAWISMLLTVVFGPLELWLICFLWSHYPGMTYVQMINKTFGKYIGSIITVGFAFFCLLTDSEVIHYIGDFMTIQEMHQTPAYLINTIFFIVIAIALLYGLEVIARSYEILTCFASLLFILSMILVLPNARIENLQPVFEKGIIPILEGSILLNSFFTFPVIILLMIFPTNADNTTKARKSFIKGYLWGGFLIFISILVSILVLGSTITADSQYPVYILAKEINVGVIFTRLEFIVAAVWIITLLSRAIIYFYAGIISIAQLLKLKDHKKIILPLGLIIVVMSGIVYTDDIYKSTWDTFVWPPFVATFGLILPIVMVTGFYIKKYALALERQDN comes from the coding sequence ATGGATAAAATAAAAATTACAAATCATCAGTTGTTTGCATTAACAGCAAGTTTTGCATGCGGATCTGGGCCTCTTGTTATTTCTGCTTCGATAACGAGCTTAGCAGGGCAGGATGCATGGATTTCAATGTTGCTCACTGTAGTATTTGGTCCACTTGAGCTATGGTTAATTTGTTTCTTATGGAGTCATTATCCCGGTATGACATATGTTCAAATGATTAACAAAACATTTGGAAAATATATTGGTTCTATTATTACAGTTGGTTTTGCATTTTTTTGTTTATTAACTGATTCAGAAGTAATACATTATATAGGAGATTTTATGACTATACAAGAAATGCATCAAACGCCTGCTTATTTAATAAATACAATATTCTTTATAGTAATAGCAATAGCATTATTATATGGCTTAGAAGTAATAGCTCGTTCGTATGAGATACTCACATGTTTTGCTTCACTTTTATTTATTTTATCAATGATACTCGTTTTGCCAAATGCAAGAATAGAGAATCTACAGCCTGTATTTGAAAAAGGTATTATTCCTATTTTAGAAGGTTCAATACTTTTAAACAGTTTTTTTACATTCCCTGTTATTATTTTACTTATGATATTTCCAACTAATGCTGATAATACAACAAAAGCTAGGAAATCCTTTATTAAGGGCTATTTATGGGGCGGATTTTTGATATTTATTTCTATCCTTGTTTCAATATTAGTACTTGGAAGTACAATAACTGCAGATTCACAGTATCCAGTTTATATACTTGCCAAAGAAATAAATGTTGGAGTTATTTTTACAAGACTCGAATTTATAGTTGCAGCGGTATGGATTATTACACTGCTATCAAGAGCAATAATATATTTTTATGCAGGAATTATAAGTATTGCACAACTTTTAAAACTAAAAGACCATAAGAAGATTATTTTGCCTTTAGGACTTATTATAGTTGTAATGTCAGGAATTGTATACACAGATGACATTTATAAATCAACTTGGGATACTTTTGTTTGGCCACCTTTTGTAGCAACATTTGGATTAATTTTGCCAATAGTAATGGTGACTGGTTTTTATATAAAAAAGTATGCATTAGCTTTGGAGAGGCAGGACAACTAA
- a CDS encoding GerAB/ArcD/ProY family transporter yields MDKIKITNHQLFSLATSIAFGGSVLIVPALVASIAKQDAWITSLLTPAFGIPIIWIYCFLGSQYPDMTLVGIIKKIFGKWIGLIVAGSVVFFYLTIAYHLPWYIDNFITTQVMPQTPAYIISSLFVIAVVIALLYGLETFARASEIIIYFTSILFFLAMILVLPNAKIENIQPVFENGIIPILKSSVFLSCFLTFPLITLMMIYPINLNNISDGKKSLFKGYLWGAFMIFITNFMSILVLGSGITAKEQYPTYLLAKEINVGIVFTRLEFIIAAVWIVTLFIIGVSFFYAGIVGLTELLKLQDYKKIVMPLGLIVLVMSEVVFPDTIYQANWVNFIWTPFSITYGLIVPTLLLFVFFIKKWISKE; encoded by the coding sequence ATGGATAAAATAAAAATTACAAATCATCAACTGTTTTCATTAGCCACCAGTATTGCATTTGGAGGTTCTGTTCTTATTGTTCCTGCTTTAGTAGCAAGCATAGCAAAACAAGATGCATGGATTACATCATTACTTACTCCTGCATTTGGTATACCGATAATATGGATTTATTGTTTTCTGGGTAGTCAGTATCCTGACATGACATTAGTTGGAATAATAAAAAAAATATTTGGAAAATGGATTGGCTTAATTGTTGCAGGTAGTGTTGTATTCTTCTATTTAACAATTGCTTATCATCTGCCATGGTATATTGATAACTTTATAACTACTCAAGTTATGCCTCAAACACCAGCATATATTATAAGTTCATTATTTGTGATAGCAGTTGTGATAGCTTTATTATATGGACTAGAAACATTTGCACGTGCTTCTGAGATAATCATATATTTTACTTCAATTTTATTTTTTTTAGCAATGATTCTTGTTTTACCAAATGCAAAAATAGAAAATATTCAGCCTGTATTTGAAAATGGTATTATTCCAATCCTAAAGAGTTCAGTATTTTTATCATGTTTTTTAACATTTCCTTTAATCACTCTAATGATGATATATCCTATTAACCTTAATAATATATCAGACGGTAAGAAGTCACTTTTCAAAGGTTATTTGTGGGGTGCATTTATGATTTTTATCACAAATTTTATGTCTATACTGGTACTTGGAAGTGGAATAACTGCCAAAGAACAGTATCCTACATATTTACTTGCCAAAGAAATAAATGTTGGCATTGTATTCACAAGACTGGAATTTATAATTGCTGCTGTGTGGATTGTTACACTATTTATAATAGGTGTATCCTTTTTTTATGCAGGCATCGTAGGACTTACGGAGCTGCTTAAATTGCAAGACTATAAAAAGATAGTTATGCCGCTGGGACTTATTGTATTAGTAATGTCAGAGGTTGTTTTTCCAGATACTATATATCAAGCAAATTGGGTTAATTTTATATGGACACCTTTTAGTATTACATATGGATTAATAGTACCTACTCTATTATTATTTGTATTTTTCATAAAGAAATGGATATCCAAAGAATAA
- the smpB gene encoding SsrA-binding protein SmpB produces MTNKKSSNKTLAENRKARHDYFIEESMEAGIELVGTEVKSIRAGKCNLKDSYAEIRNGEIFICNMHISPYEQGNIFNKDPLRNRKLLLHKNEIIKLQQYTAQQGYTLVPMSLYLKYGRVKVNLAVAKGKKNYDKRNTMLERAAKRDIDRQMKERSKY; encoded by the coding sequence TTGACTAATAAAAAGTCCAGTAATAAGACTCTTGCAGAAAATAGAAAGGCAAGGCATGATTATTTTATTGAAGAATCCATGGAAGCTGGAATAGAACTGGTTGGAACTGAGGTTAAATCTATAAGAGCAGGTAAATGTAACTTAAAAGATAGCTATGCTGAAATAAGAAATGGTGAAATATTTATATGTAATATGCATATTAGCCCTTATGAACAAGGAAATATTTTTAACAAGGACCCATTAAGAAATAGAAAATTACTTCTTCATAAAAATGAGATAATTAAATTGCAGCAATATACAGCTCAACAGGGATATACTCTTGTGCCAATGTCTCTTTACCTTAAATATGGTAGGGTAAAAGTAAATTTAGCAGTAGCAAAGGGAAAGAAAAACTATGATAAAAGAAATACAATGCTGGAGAGAGCGGCTAAAAGGGATATAGACAGACAGATGAAAGAGAGATCTAAATATTAA